A window from Vigna angularis cultivar LongXiaoDou No.4 chromosome 7, ASM1680809v1, whole genome shotgun sequence encodes these proteins:
- the LOC108336813 gene encoding uncharacterized protein LOC108336813, translating to MDEYLHMDSQVGSSLISDFSSFIGKVGEGDLTNKFTTNEIVRSQEHLITWLLVYGGRKAFVILGCERGGKYRKYKAHAVPSVYGTRKCECPFRLKGKPGSDGDGWVLKVVCGHHNHDLAETLVGHPYAGRLNMSEQSLLSNFTWAFEKLKCLFLTSEGGPKVIVTNRDLALMNVIANVFPESYQMLCEFHILKNVEAKCKMLVHSTKVWGVLMDAWQNVMDCNDESLFADTYFVKFWTNKVMHLENITTNRVEFFHWSLKKVLGNSMGDLCSCWDSIHNVVILQHNKIKASFERTRYDVGLIPLGEFHIMWRRLHFSNVELNETEPELSIKDESKQVQERFNEVDIGGKITIKQKLLEITCPTLTSMVPPLHKVKTKGAKKSKVQRRERSTMRDPSYFEYVDAFHSTIESSTVKSKLQSKPNVVKKKKVPMIDQFHSITHPFIVDVVDVVANGHCGYRCIAASLGLGEDSWPVIRNDLYKELSQWRDEYASLVGGYDKLEELRNSLLITKSQSMVNMNKWMTLPDIGYAIANRYNVILVCMSSSQNYTIFPLRSTPPSNINQHRLICIGHVHGCHFVQVKLQEDCPLPMVNTISSTQCYPEARAWSSMYTSRMQTFAHLMGVTTSYVDLGDA from the exons atggatgaatatcttCATATGGATTCTCAAGTTGGTTCTAGTTTGATATCTGATTTCTCTTCATTCATTGGCAAAGTTGGGGAGGGagatttgacaaataaatttaccACAAATGAAATAGTTCGTTCACAGGAGCACTTAATTACATGG CTACTGGTGTACGGGGGAAGAAAAGCGTTTGTCATacttggatgtgaaagagggggGAAATATCGGAAATACAAAGCCCATGCGGTGCCTAGTGTATACGGCACTCGTAAATGTGAGTGTCCGTTTAGATTAAAAGGTAAACCAGGTTCAGACGGTGATGGATGGGTGTTGAAGGTGGTGTGTGGACATCACAACCATGATTTGGCTGAAACTTTAGTTGGACATCCTTATGCTGGCAGGTTAAATATGAGTGAGCAGTCATTACTG AGTAATTTCACATGGGCTTTCGAAAAGctgaaatgtttatttttaacatctgaGGGTGGTCCTAAAGTCATTGTCACTAACCGAGACTTGGCTTTGATGAATGTCATTGCAAATGTATTCCCTGAGTCATATCAGATGTTATGTGAGTTCcacatccttaaaaatgttgaagctaaatgcaaaatgttagttCATTCTACTAAGGTTTGGGGTGTGTTGATGGATGCATGGCAAAATGTGATGGATTGTAATGATGAGAGCTTGTTTGCTGA TACATACTTTGTAAAGTTTTGGACGAACAAAGTAATGCATTTAGAGAACATAACCACAAATAG gGTTGAGTTTTTTCATTGGAGTTTGAAGAAAGTTCTGGGCAATAGTATGGGTGATTTGTGTTCTTGTTGGGATAGTATTCATAACGTTGTTATCTtacaacacaacaagattaaGGCGTCATTTGAAAGAA CACGATATGATGTTGGATTGATCCCTCTGGGTGAATTTCATATCATGTGGCGAAGATTGCATTTctcaaatgttgaattaaatgaaactgAGCCCGAGTTATCCATTAAAGATGAGTCGAAACAAGTACAAGAACGATTCAATGAGGTTGACATTGGAGGTAAAATCACCATCAAGCAAAAGTTACTTGAAATTACTTGTCCTACATTGACATCAATGGTCCCTCCATTACATAAAGTCAAGACAAAGGGTGCTAAAAAAAGTAAAGTTCAACGAAGAGAAAGGTCTACTATGCGGGATCCATCATATTTTGAGTATGTCGATGCCTTTCATTCAACCATAGAATCTTCAACTGTGAAAAGTAAATTACAATCAAAGCCAAATgtagtgaagaaaaagaaagttccAATGATAGACCAGTTTCATTCTATTACTCACCCATTCATTGTGgacgttgttgatgttgtggctAATGGTCACTGTGGATATAGATGCATTGCTGCCTCGTTGGGACTcggagaagattcatggcccGTTATCAGAAATGATTTGTACAAAGAACTCAGCCAATGGCGTGATGAATACGCAAGCCTAGTAGGAGGGTATGATAAACTAGAAGAACTGAGGAACTCTTTGTTGATTACGAAGTCACAGTCGATG GTTAACATGAATAAATGGATGACATTACCAGACATTGGTTATGCAATTGCTAACCGATATAATGTCATATTAGTGTGTATGTCATCATCTCAAAATTATACTATCTTCCCACTACGTTCCACACCACCTTCTAATATAAATCAACATCGGTTAATTTGTATAGGACATGTTCATGGATGTCATTTCGTGCag GTTAAGTTACAAGAAGATTGTCCTTTGCCCATGGTCAATACCATCTCCTCAACCCAATGTTATCCTGAGGCACGAGCGTGGTCATCTATGTATACTAGTAGGATGCAAACATTTGCACACCTGATGGGCGTAACGACATCTTATGTTGACTTGGGTGATGCATGA